The Methanothermobacter sp. CaT2 DNA window GCTCAAGGTGAAGACCCGGGGCGAAAAGGTTCTCAAAGCCGAAATAGAATACGGATACGTTCACAGGGGAATAGAGAGGGTTATGAGGAACAAGACCTGGCAGAAGGCCATCTACCTCTCTGAACGCGTCTGCGGGATATGCTCCTACATACACACACAGACCTTTGCAGAGGCCTTTGAGGCCATATCAGAGGCCGAGGCACCGCCAAGGGCACAGTTCCTACGCGCATTAACAAACGAGCTTGACAGGATACAGAGTCACCTCATCGCAAATTCAACCTACTTCAAGGCCCTGGACCATGAGACCATGTTCATGTACATGCTGGCCCTCAGGGAGCCTGTAATGGACGCCATCGAGCTCCTGACAGGTAACAGGGTCAACATGGGCTGGAACGTGGTGGGTGGTGTGAGGATGGACGCCTCAGAGAGCCACCTGTCAAGGATAAGGGAGATCATAGTTGACCTTGAAAGAGAATTCGACCGCTACGTTGAGATGTTCGAACACGGCCCACTCATAGGCCTCAGGTCAAGGGAGGTAGGTTACATGAGCCAGGAGGAGGCAGAGAAGGCAAGGGCCGTTGGACCCACAGGGAGAGCCTCAGGTATAAGGTATGACTTCAGGGAGGACCACCCCACCTACAGGGACCACCTGGACTTCAGGACCATCTGGAGGGATGATGGCGACAACTTTGCAAGGGTCATGAACCGTTTCGACGAGATCAGGGTCTCAATTGACCTCATAAAGCAGGTCATAGATAACATGCCAGGGGGACCCGTCAGGACGAAGGTTGACGTGAAGGCCGGTTACGGTGAGTGGAGAAACGAGGCCCCCCGGGGAGAGGTGGCCTACATGATTGAAACCAACGGTAACCTCATAAAGAACATATCCATAAGGACCCCCAGCATAATGAACATTGACGCCTGCGCAAAGTACATGTTGAGGGACGTTGCAACCGTTGCAGACGCCGTTGCAACATATGCAAGCGCTGATCCATGCATAGCATGCGCAGAGAGGGTCATGGTTGTTGATGAAGAGAGCGGGGAGAGGGAGATACTCCTCTAATAAATGCGTGATGTTGATGTCCTATGTCCTCTGTAATATGGTACCTCTACGAGTTTGCCCGTAAGTCCTGGGCAGAGAAATTCGCCAATGCACACACAGAACACGAGATCCTTGAAAAACCAGAGAGATTCAGGGATTTCCCCACAGTTAACAGGGAGTACTGCATAGGCTGCGGGGCCTGCACAACAGCCTGCCCTGCCCCCGGCGCAATAAAACTGGTCCGTGACACCGACACGGCCGAGGAGGAGGGTCAGACCTACCCTGTCATAGTCAGGGGTGCGTGCATCAGGTGCGGCTTCTGCGCCGAGGTCTGCCCCACAGACCCCAAGACAATTGAATGCGGAGAGAACCACCTCATAAGGGAAGAGTTCACCATAGTACCCTCAGAGAAGCTCTATGTCATAGACGACTACCTCTGCATACGCTGCAAGAAGTGCATGAAGGCCTGCCCGGTGGATGCAATAACCGAGAAGGACGGCAGGGTCGAGGTTGACCAGGGAAGGTGCATAGCCTGCGGTGAATGCCTTGAGAAATGTCCTGTCAAGGGCGCCCTCAAGGTGATACACGTCGCCTACGTCGAGGAACAGAAGATGGTCATAAACCTGGCGGTCAATGAACTGGAGTCAGCCATCGAGGAGAAGAGCGAGGATATAAAGAAACTCGAAGCAGGCAAAGTCTACAGGATGAACTACCCACTGAAACCCCTCCTCGAGAGGGCCCTTGAGGTCCTCCCAGATGAGGAAATAGTCAGGGACATCCTCGAGAAGGTAACCGACCGCCTCAAGATGCGCATCATAACATGGAGCCCCGAAAAATGTGTGCAGTGCCGTTTATGTGTGGATGAATGCCCATCAGGAGCCATAACCTACTCAGAGGATGAAGGAATCGTGAGGGACCCTGATAAGTGTCTCAGGTGCAGCACATGCTACCAGACATGCCCCTTCGGTGTTGCAGGGTACTACGTTGCCAGGTTCCTCATAGATGAATCCAATGGAGAAGAGATGATAAGGATAACCATAAAACCGGCGGCTCTTCCTGTAAAGTGATGAGGAGATGATAAAATTCCAGCTGCAGCAAAACCCGTGAAGCCCCTGAGGGAAGTTGACGTTGACTATGATATTGACAGTGGGAAGTGCAGGGAATGCCCTGATAAGCCGTGCCTCAGCTCATGCCCGGTGGACGCGATACACCTGGACCAGGACACCGGGAAGGTTGAGATAGACGACAAATGCTTTGGGTGCGTCCTCTGCAGGGAGGCCTGCCCCTACAACGCCATAAAGATGAGAACAACCATGGCAGAGCCTGTCAGGGAGAACGTGCCCGTTATAAACCCCCGGATCTGCAGAGGCTGCGGTGCCTGTGTCTCAGCCTGCAGGACAGGGGCCATACACCTGGCATCATCGGGTGAAACAGGGGTCCACAGTGAGATAGACGAGGATAAATGTGTCCGCTGCGGGTACTGTGCAAGGGCATGCCCCACAGAGGCCATAAAGTACGGGGAGATCCTCCCCAGGTCAGTGGTGGGGGGTAAGGCCGTGGTGATTAACCATAGGGACTGCATAGGCTGCATGACCTGCACCAGGGTCTGCCCCTCAAGGGGGGCCATAAAGGTTGGTAAGATAAACAGGTTACCCTACATA harbors:
- a CDS encoding nickel-dependent hydrogenase large subunit — protein: MILPLGPMHPGYKEPIRLKVKTRGEKVLKAEIEYGYVHRGIERVMRNKTWQKAIYLSERVCGICSYIHTQTFAEAFEAISEAEAPPRAQFLRALTNELDRIQSHLIANSTYFKALDHETMFMYMLALREPVMDAIELLTGNRVNMGWNVVGGVRMDASESHLSRIREIIVDLEREFDRYVEMFEHGPLIGLRSREVGYMSQEEAEKARAVGPTGRASGIRYDFREDHPTYRDHLDFRTIWRDDGDNFARVMNRFDEIRVSIDLIKQVIDNMPGGPVRTKVDVKAGYGEWRNEAPRGEVAYMIETNGNLIKNISIRTPSIMNIDACAKYMLRDVATVADAVATYASADPCIACAERVMVVDEESGEREILL
- a CDS encoding 4Fe-4S binding protein — its product is MSSVIWYLYEFARKSWAEKFANAHTEHEILEKPERFRDFPTVNREYCIGCGACTTACPAPGAIKLVRDTDTAEEEGQTYPVIVRGACIRCGFCAEVCPTDPKTIECGENHLIREEFTIVPSEKLYVIDDYLCIRCKKCMKACPVDAITEKDGRVEVDQGRCIACGECLEKCPVKGALKVIHVAYVEEQKMVINLAVNELESAIEEKSEDIKKLEAGKVYRMNYPLKPLLERALEVLPDEEIVRDILEKVTDRLKMRIITWSPEKCVQCRLCVDECPSGAITYSEDEGIVRDPDKCLRCSTCYQTCPFGVAGYYVARFLIDESNGEEMIRITIKPAALPVK